A single window of Methanoregula sp. DNA harbors:
- a CDS encoding acylphosphatase encodes MKTIQIFISGRVQGVGFRACVRRIAIDLNIRGAVMNLPDGKVKVYATGEPMVLEKFISMLYGCPRAVVRDISTNDVSFNQYDDFSIIKGEGRISTGF; translated from the coding sequence ATGAAAACGATCCAGATATTCATTTCCGGCAGGGTCCAGGGTGTCGGATTCCGGGCTTGCGTACGGCGGATCGCCATTGACCTAAACATCAGGGGTGCAGTAATGAACCTGCCGGATGGGAAAGTTAAGGTATATGCAACCGGAGAACCCATGGTCCTTGAAAAATTTATCTCCATGCTGTATGGGTGTCCCCGTGCCGTTGTGAGGGATATCAGTACAAATGATGTTTCCTTCAACCAGTACGATGATTTTTCCATTATAAAGGGCGAAGGCCGTATCAGTACAGGATTCTGA
- a CDS encoding tyrosine-type recombinase/integrase: MESGYFSEWLKSYRDYLRMRNYSDRTLDSYEQVIKHFAFYVWLRRHTEVTKLVFYWKDLQKARLDTGVDVNPVMITDFLSFLSSMRTYKPKTFHRVISTLSSFYRFLYTQGAVVANPMIGIERPRIKQQEVKYLKHSQVLRLIDSIPDERDKLIIRTIYATGVRVSELCNINIEDIDFEEHTIRIRGKGDKLRIVFVDDETLEAIKNFSGTQITGPLFAGQQGKNISPRAIQHIFRHYAPVGITPHKIRHSYASELYRRSKNLRVVQENLGHTSIKTTEIYLHTDIDERRQVYQQFFPLSGNNEKPPNI; encoded by the coding sequence ATGGAAAGCGGTTATTTTTCGGAGTGGCTCAAGAGCTACCGGGATTACCTCCGGATGCGCAATTACTCCGACCGCACACTTGACAGTTACGAACAGGTGATCAAGCATTTCGCGTTTTATGTCTGGTTGCGCCGGCATACTGAAGTGACCAAACTTGTCTTTTACTGGAAAGACCTCCAGAAGGCCCGTCTTGATACCGGTGTCGATGTAAACCCGGTGATGATCACTGATTTTCTTTCATTCTTATCATCGATGCGCACCTACAAACCCAAGACTTTTCACCGTGTTATCTCCACGTTAAGTTCGTTTTACCGTTTTTTATATACGCAGGGTGCTGTTGTGGCAAACCCGATGATCGGGATCGAACGCCCGAGGATAAAACAGCAGGAGGTCAAGTATCTCAAGCACAGCCAGGTGCTACGGCTCATCGACTCCATCCCTGATGAACGGGACAAGCTGATCATACGGACGATTTATGCCACCGGTGTCCGGGTCTCAGAGCTTTGCAACATCAACATCGAGGATATTGACTTTGAGGAGCACACTATCAGGATACGGGGCAAGGGTGACAAGCTCCGTATCGTGTTTGTCGATGATGAGACCCTTGAAGCGATAAAAAATTTTTCCGGTACCCAGATTACCGGCCCCCTCTTTGCAGGGCAGCAGGGCAAAAATATCTCCCCTCGTGCCATCCAGCATATCTTCCGGCACTATGCACCGGTAGGTATCACCCCCCACAAGATCCGGCATAGTTATGCAAGCGAACTGTACAGGCGTTCAAAGAACCTGCGGGTTGTGCAGGAAAACCTCGGCCACACCTCCATCAAAACCACCGAGATATATCTCCACACCGATATCGACGAGCGCCGGCAGGTATACCAGCAGTTCTTCCCGCTCTCCGGCAACAATGAAAAGCCACCGAACATCTGA
- a CDS encoding DUF5806 family protein, which yields MDETRIQEEINKYKKFKKVDGGTYRKVNQFLRKRTYITAREWALARLCTDFRTTGGAEMTFIGQHLPELVPFMEDTYSPQAVNQARNSFKKKVRKASATFFYGAMCGFFTTDELDDLLFEASEVARFLLEVEGTTLDIDEEIDIEDRITKVMRSVGETAKTILKNRVMVAEQDQDTHASLEKPEKRQAALDARLSVKAIRRKRKRTFTEESRPLSHNMQEETGTGKPEAPSVPDTPQQPADVPEIVTGKNSSRTKDLDEGSAHGDPPLLPVENEAEHDTGAIQQ from the coding sequence ATGGATGAGACTCGGATCCAGGAAGAGATCAACAAATATAAAAAATTCAAAAAAGTTGATGGCGGGACGTACCGGAAAGTAAACCAGTTCTTAAGGAAACGGACATATATCACCGCACGGGAATGGGCGCTTGCACGGCTCTGCACGGATTTCAGGACAACCGGGGGGGCGGAAATGACATTTATCGGACAGCACCTGCCCGAACTTGTACCGTTCATGGAAGATACCTACTCTCCACAGGCTGTAAACCAGGCGCGCAACTCATTCAAGAAAAAAGTGAGGAAAGCAAGCGCGACTTTTTTTTATGGAGCCATGTGCGGTTTCTTCACGACTGACGAGCTTGATGACCTGCTCTTTGAAGCAAGTGAAGTAGCCCGTTTTCTGCTTGAAGTGGAGGGCACAACGCTCGATATCGATGAAGAGATTGATATTGAGGACAGGATCACAAAAGTCATGAGAAGTGTTGGCGAAACGGCAAAAACCATCCTCAAAAACCGTGTTATGGTCGCCGAACAGGATCAGGACACCCATGCCTCTCTGGAAAAACCAGAAAAACGCCAGGCTGCCCTTGACGCTCGTCTGTCTGTAAAAGCAATCCGTAGAAAGAGAAAACGGACTTTCACTGAAGAGTCCCGGCCATTATCACACAATATGCAGGAAGAAACGGGTACTGGCAAGCCAGAAGCACCATCAGTACCAGACACCCCCCAGCAACCTGCTGATGTGCCGGAGATTGTGACCGGTAAAAATAGTAGTAGAACAAAGGACCTTGACGAAGGGAGTGCTCATGGTGATCCTCCTTTGCTTCCTGTGGAAAACGAAGCCGAACATGATACGGGAGCTATTCAGCAATGA
- the cas1 gene encoding CRISPR-associated endonuclease Cas1: MMPPKIPWFLVSGFGAHIKSSPSKLIVVQKNRTREFPIDSINHLLIVGGHTLHTSAIIHLLKKGVYLSIFEADGTPVSTIRPYSSNKFSKMRELQAEAPRHRYAVELAGGSIKSRLLFLQRLEESRGLSLLYKGENEIIHKSLGELEYLIRLEEIRRIHRLTSDMYYEILSRAIPPELGYRRRRLQSQQDVVNAMFSIGYSMLYGNCLVAILGAHLDPDIGILHEGQGGLVYDLFDPLKARMIDATVIKVAAEGISPDDFEISGNRCILSDELVRRLINLFKTSIQVGEIDEQVCSLVHALQDHEEFRILY; this comes from the coding sequence ATGATGCCTCCTAAAATCCCGTGGTTTCTGGTCAGCGGTTTTGGCGCACACATAAAGTCAAGCCCATCAAAACTGATTGTGGTGCAGAAAAACAGGACCCGGGAATTTCCTATTGATTCGATCAACCATCTCCTGATTGTTGGCGGGCATACGCTCCATACATCCGCGATCATCCACCTTTTAAAAAAAGGGGTATACCTTTCGATTTTTGAAGCTGACGGAACCCCAGTGAGCACAATCCGTCCGTATAGCAGCAATAAATTTTCAAAGATGAGGGAGTTGCAGGCTGAGGCACCCCGGCACCGGTACGCGGTTGAACTCGCGGGAGGGTCGATCAAATCGCGCCTGCTCTTTTTACAAAGGCTTGAAGAATCGCGGGGCTTATCCCTGCTCTACAAGGGAGAGAACGAGATTATCCATAAATCGCTCGGGGAACTGGAATACCTCATCAGGCTTGAAGAGATCAGGCGGATTCACCGGCTGACCTCTGATATGTATTACGAGATCCTGTCACGTGCCATCCCGCCGGAACTGGGGTACCGGCGGAGGCGGCTCCAGTCCCAGCAGGACGTCGTGAATGCAATGTTTTCAATCGGATACTCGATGCTCTATGGAAACTGTCTCGTCGCGATCCTTGGAGCTCATTTGGATCCTGATATCGGCATCCTGCATGAAGGTCAGGGAGGGCTCGTATATGACCTGTTCGACCCGCTCAAGGCCCGCATGATTGACGCAACAGTTATCAAGGTCGCTGCAGAAGGGATCAGCCCTGATGATTTTGAAATAAGCGGCAACCGTTGCATACTCTCCGATGAACTTGTACGGAGGTTGATCAACCTGTTCAAAACTTCGATCCAGGTCGGGGAGATCGATGAACAGGTTTGTTCACTGGTACATGCATTACAGGACCATGAAGAGTTCAGAATCCTGTACTGA
- a CDS encoding YkgJ family cysteine cluster protein — METNTCDRCGLCCKYVIIPLDKRDRSWRVKVNLEWMAARGIRIIKGNLVIPSICPHLQVNPCPYCGEDYCQEGPDWCDIYATRPAMCRMSGCRKDLLEDLEPAAAAAR, encoded by the coding sequence ATGGAAACGAACACGTGTGACCGCTGCGGTCTGTGCTGCAAGTATGTGATAATTCCCCTGGACAAACGCGATCGCTCCTGGAGGGTGAAGGTTAACCTCGAGTGGATGGCAGCCAGGGGAATCCGGATTATCAAGGGCAACCTGGTGATCCCGAGTATATGCCCGCACCTGCAGGTGAATCCCTGCCCGTACTGTGGTGAGGATTATTGTCAAGAAGGACCGGATTGGTGTGACATCTATGCAACCCGCCCGGCCATGTGCCGGATGAGCGGGTGCCGGAAGGACCTGCTGGAGGATCTCGAGCCGGCCGCTGCAGCAGCCAGGTGA
- the glmM gene encoding phosphoglucosamine mutase, translating to MKNKINKKRLFGTNGVRGVIGRDMTPELVFHIGTALGTLRRGSIAVGRDTRTSGETLIHALKAGLLATGCDVTDCGVLPTPALQYLIKGKFDGGAMITASHNPPEYNGVKIIEADGTEMGDLETIELEQHIFSRSFALQPWDKAGCEHSAPGLVDQYISAVVRQFPPSIGRGMLVVVDPGSGPACRTTPEILKTLGCQVLTVNGIMDGHFPARMPEPTPEGLAALSALVVSSGAAFGVAHDGDADRAVFVDEKGHYVEENQEFAIVARYLCQHHKGVIVTPVSTSGIVEAVASPEGCSVNYTRVGSIHVARTMHSLIKQGVDVVFGGEGNGGLIFPDHQFCRDGAMTAASMVLILATTKNRLSEIVKELPKRYMIKEKHKTIHARKLMVKIEHSFLHDHIDHTDGLKITREPSWALIRASGTEPLIRIIVESEKKKDAERFFKEISAIVARESGT from the coding sequence ATGAAAAACAAAATCAATAAAAAACGTCTCTTCGGGACCAACGGGGTCCGCGGTGTGATAGGGCGTGATATGACCCCCGAGCTTGTTTTCCATATCGGGACAGCACTTGGCACGCTCCGCAGAGGATCCATTGCTGTCGGCAGAGATACAAGGACTTCGGGGGAAACTCTGATCCATGCGCTCAAAGCCGGGCTTCTGGCAACCGGGTGCGATGTCACCGATTGCGGCGTGTTGCCGACTCCCGCCCTCCAGTATCTCATCAAAGGGAAGTTTGACGGCGGGGCGATGATCACCGCATCCCATAATCCCCCTGAATATAACGGGGTTAAGATCATCGAGGCCGACGGCACCGAAATGGGGGATCTCGAGACTATCGAGCTGGAACAGCATATTTTCAGCCGGTCTTTTGCCCTGCAGCCATGGGATAAGGCCGGTTGTGAGCACAGCGCCCCCGGTCTCGTTGACCAGTATATTTCAGCAGTCGTCCGGCAATTCCCGCCCTCTATTGGCAGGGGGATGCTGGTTGTCGTTGATCCGGGTTCCGGCCCGGCCTGCAGGACAACGCCGGAGATCCTGAAAACCTTGGGGTGCCAGGTGCTGACCGTCAACGGGATTATGGATGGTCATTTCCCGGCACGAATGCCGGAACCGACCCCGGAAGGACTTGCAGCACTTTCTGCCCTCGTGGTGAGCTCAGGGGCTGCATTTGGTGTTGCCCATGACGGTGATGCTGACCGTGCAGTTTTCGTCGATGAGAAGGGGCACTATGTTGAGGAAAACCAGGAGTTTGCAATTGTAGCCCGGTACCTGTGCCAACACCACAAAGGAGTGATTGTCACCCCGGTTAGTACGTCCGGGATCGTTGAAGCGGTTGCATCGCCTGAAGGCTGCAGTGTCAATTATACGAGAGTGGGGAGCATCCATGTTGCACGCACCATGCATTCACTGATTAAACAGGGGGTGGATGTGGTGTTCGGAGGGGAAGGGAACGGGGGGCTGATTTTTCCCGATCACCAGTTCTGCCGTGATGGTGCAATGACTGCTGCCAGTATGGTCTTAATCCTCGCAACAACCAAAAACCGGTTATCGGAGATCGTCAAGGAACTCCCAAAACGATATATGATCAAGGAGAAACACAAGACTATCCATGCCCGAAAATTAATGGTAAAGATCGAACACTCCTTTTTACACGACCACATCGATCATACCGATGGATTAAAGATTACCCGTGAACCGTCATGGGCATTAATCCGGGCGTCCGGGACTGAGCCTTTGATCCGGATTATTGTTGAATCTGAAAAGAAGAAGGATGCAGAGAGATTTTTTAAAGAGATTTCCGCAATTGTTGCACGCGAATCCGGCACTTAA
- the mobB gene encoding molybdopterin-guanine dinucleotide biosynthesis protein B: MRIIQVVGRSNSGKTSFIKKLVPELEKMGRVAVVKHLGDHEFGLEKKKDTTQFFEAGATISFGVDNKKSVGTFRINRLNDLLFLFSQQGIEYAVIEGFKTYGFPKIVIGDLVTENCVASNPTVQEVLASLERFDTYPKEENNRKTAEC, translated from the coding sequence ATGAGAATAATTCAGGTCGTTGGAAGATCCAATTCCGGCAAGACGTCGTTTATTAAAAAACTGGTACCCGAACTGGAAAAAATGGGCCGTGTCGCCGTCGTAAAACACCTTGGCGACCATGAGTTTGGCCTTGAAAAGAAGAAGGACACCACGCAGTTTTTCGAGGCAGGCGCTACCATTTCATTTGGAGTTGACAACAAAAAATCGGTGGGTACATTCCGGATAAACAGGCTCAACGATCTCTTGTTCCTGTTCAGTCAGCAGGGAATTGAATACGCGGTCATCGAGGGGTTCAAAACCTATGGCTTTCCAAAAATTGTAATCGGGGATCTCGTGACCGAAAACTGCGTTGCTTCAAACCCGACGGTTCAGGAAGTGCTTGCGTCCCTCGAACGGTTTGATACCTATCCAAAAGAAGAAAATAATAGAAAAACAGCGGAGTGCTGA